In one Drosophila pseudoobscura strain MV-25-SWS-2005 chromosome X, UCI_Dpse_MV25, whole genome shotgun sequence genomic region, the following are encoded:
- the nwk gene encoding protein nervous wreck isoform X3 codes for MQPPPRKGNYVKFLKNLHTEQVAKLQLKNQHECDLLEDIRQFTIKRSAIEKSYSEALLKISSQYLNKKIPNIPDIKMEGMEERWNMWSVWRTVLEENEKLARARLAAIEVFQQQIADEAKVLRDYKLAIAKRSLSGIVNVQKELHLSVGDVDKTKKSYFDEEHCAHDVRDKARDIEEKLKKKKGSFFQSITSLQKNSARVTSRKELLEEKSSGARNDYILSLAAANAHQNRYFTVDLQTTMTTMENYVFERVAEYLMLMGRTELLTCSATQNSFGKIRDQAQQLTREYNLQCCYLFYPVLKQHIQYDFEACDNDPVRKVTTEHDSATETLTKEAKNLAGRVVKENASIRENAKKLALCQSLRDSGQRSDPNDPNGPDLDTKIEEFRDQIRRSETEKAKAEACLQCLRDGGINVDEWVQEAEIMGVQELTRSASSISMRTDASGQGENPSSDSFYDSDKDEAAGGASAFAQTKPKAETQLSRDRTFSDSDDEPEERAATGSSAAAAAAAAPTSAMAASGRAGAWDDPTEVNWGGEEEEDKDEPIVPEPKEAIFKCTALYSYTGQNPDELTIVENEQLEVVGEGDGDGWLRARNYRGEEGYVPHNYLDIDQETAGGAFNGTGSANQLRSQISFSSVDYTVDNEDQTVDSMQSPDQVSVIMAPQKQLKSDVEWCIALYDYDATAEDELTFEEGDKIKIVTKTAHGVDDGWWEGELDGKFGNFPSLVVEECDEMGEPLSEGGDESPPPMAAPNFALPPAPALPPEYAHELELELTEDMFGSQDTADEDSGYIPNGAAVPSMPPPVLIQEPGMEDDLSDDGQPPPSLPPPQLQKAAGKSEPGAGGATANTLNLGMAQIIVTAATPMVEDGADKSFPPVGESEREQQQHVKKQDESKQEQPVADKKPEISPKPLVKVSPSPQKQPPSNAAQSSMTAAKEEDQQSFSEGTDSASGNNVPILQEVEDPFNEKSKTDSAGDGIGFEANFEANFDANFDDAFAGTTGGGGGGGGGGGEQSSDLDVNGEPGDEEEQGHCEGVSAAGAGTGAGAAGAAAEEDIEAPKQVVGGRASIPEELDSNQLAHDHEHDIYYIDYSDGQL; via the exons ATGCAGCCACCGCCGCGAAAG GGTAACTATGTGAAATTCTTGAAGAATCTGCACACGGAGCAGGTGGCCAAGTTGCAGCTGAAAAACCAGCATGAGTGCGACCTGCTAGAGGACATACGACAGTTCACCATCAAGCGATCGGCCATCGAGAAGTCGTATAGTGAGGCCCTCCTGAAGATCTCGTCGCAGTATCTCAACAAGAAGATACCCAACATTCCTGACATCAAGATGGAGGGCATGGAAGAGCGTTG GAACATGTGGAGTGTGTGGCGCACAGTTCTCGAGGAGAATGAGAAGCTGGCCCGTGCCCGCCTGGCCGCCATCGAGGTGTTCCAGCAGCAAATCGCCGACGAAGCCAAGGTCCTCAGGGACTACAAATTGGCTATTGCCAAGAGATCGCTTTCAGGCATCGTCAACGTGCAGAAGGAACTCCATTTGAGTGTGGGCGATGTGGACAAGACAAAGAAGTCGTATTTTGATGAGGAGCACTGTGCCCACGATGTGCGCGACAAAGCTCGCGACATCGAGGAGAAgctgaagaagaaaaaaggcTCCTTTTTCCAGTCGATCACATCGCTGCAGAAGAACAGCGCACGGGTCACCTCGCGGAAAGAGCTGCTCGAAGAGAAGTCGAGTGGAGCTCGAAACGATTACATACTCAGCCTGGCCGCCGCCAATGCTCATCAGAATCGTTACTTTACAGTCGATCTGCAGACCACGATGACCACCATGGAGAACTATGTGTTCGAGCGAGTGGCCGAGTACCTAATGCTAATGGG ACGCACAGAGCTGCTGACCTGCTCGGCCACGCAGAACAGTTTCGGGAAGATTCGCGATCAGGCCCAGCAGCTGACGCGGGAATACAATCTGCAGTGCTGCTATCTGTTCTATCCGGTGCTTAAGCAGCATATCCAGTATGATTTTGAGGCTTGTGACAACGATCCGGTGAGAAAGGTGACCACAGAGCATGATTCGGCCACGGAGACGCTCACCAAGGAGGCCAAGAACTTGGCGGGACGGGTGGTTAAGGAGAACGCCTCCATAAGGGAGAACGCCAAGAAGCTGGCCCTCTGTCAGTCGCTGAGGGACTCGGGACAGCGATCCGATCCCAACGATCCTAATGGTCCCGATCTGGACACCAAGATCGAGGAGTTCCGTGATCAGATACGCCGCTCCGAGACCGAGAAGGCCAAGGCCGAGGCCTGTCTGCAGTGCCTGCGCGACGGCGGCATCAATGTGGACGAGTGGGTGCAGGAGGCAGAGATTATGGGCGTGCAGGAGCTAACGCGCTCGGCCAGCTCCATATCGATGCGCACCGATGCCTCGGGCCAGGGCGAGAATCCTAGCTCAGATTCCTTCTACGACAGCGACAAAGATGAGGCGGCCGGCGGTGCCTCGGCGTTTGCTCAGACAAAGCCCAAGGCTGAGACGCAGCTCTCTAGGGATCGCACATTCAGCGACAGCGATGATGAGCCCGAGGAGCGTGCGGCAACTGGAtcttctgcagcagctgctgctgccgcagctcCTACCTCCGCAATGGCAGCCAGTGGTAGAGCTGGAGCGTGGGACGATCCAACCGAGGTGAATTGGGGaggcgaggaggaggaggacaaggACGAACCGATTGTACCCGAGCCCAAAGAAGCAATCTTCAAGTGCACCGCACTCTACAGCTACACG GGGCAAAATCCCGATGAGCTGACAATTGTCGAGAACGAGCAGCTCGAGGTGGTCGGCGAGGGTGACGGCGATGGGTGGCTGCGGGCCCGCAACTATCGGGGAGAGGAGGGCTATGTGCCGCACAATTATCTGGACATTGACCAGGAGACGGCTGGCGGCGCTTTTAATGGTACTGGTTCCGCCAATCAATTGCGCTCTCAAATCTCATTCTCATCTGTCGATTACACCGTTGACAACGAAGATCAAACGGTGGACTCGATGCAATCCCCCGACCAGGTATCGGTCATAATGGCCCCCCAGAAGCAGCTCAAGTCCGACGTCGAATGGTGCATTGCGCTCTACGACTACGATGCCACCGCCGAGGATGAGCTCACCTTCGAGGAGGGCGACAAGATCAAGATCGTCACCAAGACGGCCCACGGCGTCGACGATGGCTGGTGGGAGGGCGAGCTAGATGGAAAGTTTGGCAACTTCCCTTCCCTGGTCGTCGAGGAGTGCGACGAAATGGGCGAACCGCTGAGCGAGGGCGGCGACGAATCACCACCCCCAATGGCAGCCCCGAACTTTGCCCTGCCCCCGGCACCAGCACTACCCCCAGAGTATGCCCACGAGCTGGAATTGGAGCTTACAGAGGATATGTTTGGCTCGCAGGATACGGCAG ATGAAGATAGCGGCTATATACCCAACGGTGCGGCTGTTCCGAGTATGCCTCCGCCAG TACTCATCCAAGAGCCTGGCATGGAG GACGATCTCAGTGACGATGGGCAGCCACCGCCATCTTTGCCGCCGCCCCAGCTGCAAAAGGCTGCTGGCAAATCAGAGCCTGGCGCTGGTGGCGCCACAGCGAACACGTTGAACTTAGGTATGGCACAAATAATTGTTACCGCTGCAACCCCCATGGTTGAAGACGGTGCCGATAAATCTTTCCCACCAGTaggagagagcgaaagagagcagcagcagcatgtgAAGAAGCAGGACGAGTCTAAGCAGGAACAGCCGGTGGCGGATAAAAAGCCAGAGATATCGCCAAAGCCATTGGTCAAAGTATCGCCATCGCCACAGAAACAGCCGCCATCCAATGCGGCCCAGTCGTCAATGACGGCTGCAAAAGAAG AGGACCAACAGTCCTTCTCGGAGGGCACCGACTCGGCCTCGGGCAACAATGTCCCCATTCTGCAGGAGGTCGAGGATCCATTCAACGAGAAGTCAAAAACCGACTCGGCTGGAGATGGAATTGGATTTGAGGCTAACTTTGAGGCCAATTTTGATGCCAACTTTGATGATGCCTTTGCTGGAACTACAGGCGGAGGAggtgggggcggtgggggtggAGGCGAACAGTCCAGCGATTTGGATGTGAACGGAGAGCCGggcgatgaggaggagcagggtCACTGCGAGGGCGTTTCAGCAGCTGGAGCCGGAaccggagctggagcagccGGAGCCGCAGCCGAAGAGGACATTGAGGCGCCCAAGCAGGTGGTCGGCGGGCGAGCTAGCATACCCGAGGAATTGGACTCAAATCAATTG GCACACGATCATGAGCatgatatatactatatagacTATAGCGACGGACAGTTGTAG
- the nwk gene encoding protein nervous wreck isoform X9: MQPPPRKGNYVKFLKNLHTEQVAKLQLKNQHECDLLEDIRQFTIKRSAIEKSYSEALLKISSQYLNKKIPNIPDIKMEGMEERWNMWSVWRTVLEENEKLARARLAAIEVFQQQIADEAKVLRDYKLAIAKRSLSGIVNVQKELHLSVGDVDKTKKSYFDEEHCAHDVRDKARDIEEKLKKKKGSFFQSITSLQKNSARVTSRKELLEEKSSGARNDYILSLAAANAHQNRYFTVDLQTTMTTMENYVFERVAEYLMLMGRTELLTCSATQNSFGKIRDQAQQLTREYNLQCCYLFYPVLKQHIQYDFEACDNDPVRKVTTEHDSATETLTKEAKNLAGRVVKENASIRENAKKLALCQSLRDSGQRSDPNDPNGPDLDTKIEEFRDQIRRSETEKAKAEACLQCLRDGGINVDEWVQEAEIMGVQELTRSASSISMRTDASGQGENPSSDSFYDSDKDEAAGGASAFAQTKPKAETQLSRDRTFSDSDDEPEERAATGSSAAAAAAAAPTSAMAASGRAGAWDDPTEVNWGGEEEEDKDEPIVPEPKEAIFKCTALYSYTGQNPDELTIVENEQLEVVGEGDGDGWLRARNYRGEEGYVPHNYLDIDQETAGGAFNGTGSANQLRSQISFSSVDYTVDNEDQTVDSMQSPDQVSVIMAPQKQLKSDVEWCIALYDYDATAEDELTFEEGDKIKIVTKTAHGVDDGWWEGELDGKFGNFPSLVVEECDEMGEPLSEGGDESPPPMAAPNFALPPAPALPPEYAHELELELTEDMFGSQDTADEDSGYIPNGAAVPSMPPPGRSQ, from the exons ATGCAGCCACCGCCGCGAAAG GGTAACTATGTGAAATTCTTGAAGAATCTGCACACGGAGCAGGTGGCCAAGTTGCAGCTGAAAAACCAGCATGAGTGCGACCTGCTAGAGGACATACGACAGTTCACCATCAAGCGATCGGCCATCGAGAAGTCGTATAGTGAGGCCCTCCTGAAGATCTCGTCGCAGTATCTCAACAAGAAGATACCCAACATTCCTGACATCAAGATGGAGGGCATGGAAGAGCGTTG GAACATGTGGAGTGTGTGGCGCACAGTTCTCGAGGAGAATGAGAAGCTGGCCCGTGCCCGCCTGGCCGCCATCGAGGTGTTCCAGCAGCAAATCGCCGACGAAGCCAAGGTCCTCAGGGACTACAAATTGGCTATTGCCAAGAGATCGCTTTCAGGCATCGTCAACGTGCAGAAGGAACTCCATTTGAGTGTGGGCGATGTGGACAAGACAAAGAAGTCGTATTTTGATGAGGAGCACTGTGCCCACGATGTGCGCGACAAAGCTCGCGACATCGAGGAGAAgctgaagaagaaaaaaggcTCCTTTTTCCAGTCGATCACATCGCTGCAGAAGAACAGCGCACGGGTCACCTCGCGGAAAGAGCTGCTCGAAGAGAAGTCGAGTGGAGCTCGAAACGATTACATACTCAGCCTGGCCGCCGCCAATGCTCATCAGAATCGTTACTTTACAGTCGATCTGCAGACCACGATGACCACCATGGAGAACTATGTGTTCGAGCGAGTGGCCGAGTACCTAATGCTAATGGG ACGCACAGAGCTGCTGACCTGCTCGGCCACGCAGAACAGTTTCGGGAAGATTCGCGATCAGGCCCAGCAGCTGACGCGGGAATACAATCTGCAGTGCTGCTATCTGTTCTATCCGGTGCTTAAGCAGCATATCCAGTATGATTTTGAGGCTTGTGACAACGATCCGGTGAGAAAGGTGACCACAGAGCATGATTCGGCCACGGAGACGCTCACCAAGGAGGCCAAGAACTTGGCGGGACGGGTGGTTAAGGAGAACGCCTCCATAAGGGAGAACGCCAAGAAGCTGGCCCTCTGTCAGTCGCTGAGGGACTCGGGACAGCGATCCGATCCCAACGATCCTAATGGTCCCGATCTGGACACCAAGATCGAGGAGTTCCGTGATCAGATACGCCGCTCCGAGACCGAGAAGGCCAAGGCCGAGGCCTGTCTGCAGTGCCTGCGCGACGGCGGCATCAATGTGGACGAGTGGGTGCAGGAGGCAGAGATTATGGGCGTGCAGGAGCTAACGCGCTCGGCCAGCTCCATATCGATGCGCACCGATGCCTCGGGCCAGGGCGAGAATCCTAGCTCAGATTCCTTCTACGACAGCGACAAAGATGAGGCGGCCGGCGGTGCCTCGGCGTTTGCTCAGACAAAGCCCAAGGCTGAGACGCAGCTCTCTAGGGATCGCACATTCAGCGACAGCGATGATGAGCCCGAGGAGCGTGCGGCAACTGGAtcttctgcagcagctgctgctgccgcagctcCTACCTCCGCAATGGCAGCCAGTGGTAGAGCTGGAGCGTGGGACGATCCAACCGAGGTGAATTGGGGaggcgaggaggaggaggacaaggACGAACCGATTGTACCCGAGCCCAAAGAAGCAATCTTCAAGTGCACCGCACTCTACAGCTACACG GGGCAAAATCCCGATGAGCTGACAATTGTCGAGAACGAGCAGCTCGAGGTGGTCGGCGAGGGTGACGGCGATGGGTGGCTGCGGGCCCGCAACTATCGGGGAGAGGAGGGCTATGTGCCGCACAATTATCTGGACATTGACCAGGAGACGGCTGGCGGCGCTTTTAATGGTACTGGTTCCGCCAATCAATTGCGCTCTCAAATCTCATTCTCATCTGTCGATTACACCGTTGACAACGAAGATCAAACGGTGGACTCGATGCAATCCCCCGACCAGGTATCGGTCATAATGGCCCCCCAGAAGCAGCTCAAGTCCGACGTCGAATGGTGCATTGCGCTCTACGACTACGATGCCACCGCCGAGGATGAGCTCACCTTCGAGGAGGGCGACAAGATCAAGATCGTCACCAAGACGGCCCACGGCGTCGACGATGGCTGGTGGGAGGGCGAGCTAGATGGAAAGTTTGGCAACTTCCCTTCCCTGGTCGTCGAGGAGTGCGACGAAATGGGCGAACCGCTGAGCGAGGGCGGCGACGAATCACCACCCCCAATGGCAGCCCCGAACTTTGCCCTGCCCCCGGCACCAGCACTACCCCCAGAGTATGCCCACGAGCTGGAATTGGAGCTTACAGAGGATATGTTTGGCTCGCAGGATACGGCAG ATGAAGATAGCGGCTATATACCCAACGGTGCGGCTGTTCCGAGTATGCCTCCGCCAG GACGATCTCAGTGA
- the nwk gene encoding protein nervous wreck isoform X8, whose product MQPPPRKGNYVKFLKNLHTEQVAKLQLKNQHECDLLEDIRQFTIKRSAIEKSYSEALLKISSQYLNKKIPNIPDIKMEGMEERWNMWSVWRTVLEENEKLARARLAAIEVFQQQIADEAKVLRDYKLAIAKRSLSGIVNVQKELHLSVGDVDKTKKSYFDEEHCAHDVRDKARDIEEKLKKKKGSFFQSITSLQKNSARVTSRKELLEEKSSGARNDYILSLAAANAHQNRYFTVDLQTTMTTMENYVFERVAEYLMLMGRTELLTCSATQNSFGKIRDQAQQLTREYNLQCCYLFYPVLKQHIQYDFEACDNDPVRKVTTEHDSATETLTKEAKNLAGRVVKENASIRENAKKLALCQSLRDSGQRSDPNDPNGPDLDTKIEEFRDQIRRSETEKAKAEACLQCLRDGGINVDEWVQEAEIMGVQELTRSASSISMRTDASGQGENPSSDSFYDSDKDEAAGGASAFAQTKPKAETQLSRDRTFSDSDDEPEERAATGSSAAAAAAAAPTSAMAASGRAGAWDDPTEVNWGGEEEEDKDEPIVPEPKEAIFKCTALYSYTGQNPDELTIVENEQLEVVGEGDGDGWLRARNYRGEEGYVPHNYLDIDQETAGGAFNGTGSANQLRSQISFSSVDYTVDNEDQTVDSMQSPDQVSVIMAPQKQLKSDVEWCIALYDYDATAEDELTFEEGDKIKIVTKTAHGVDDGWWEGELDGKFGNFPSLVVEECDEMGEPLSEGGDESPPPMAAPNFALPPAPALPPEYAHELELELTEDMFGSQDTADEDSGYIPNGAAVPSMPPPGKCPHTSTAPPSAPTLWFHLCLYLFLYLYKYVYLSLDLRFL is encoded by the exons ATGCAGCCACCGCCGCGAAAG GGTAACTATGTGAAATTCTTGAAGAATCTGCACACGGAGCAGGTGGCCAAGTTGCAGCTGAAAAACCAGCATGAGTGCGACCTGCTAGAGGACATACGACAGTTCACCATCAAGCGATCGGCCATCGAGAAGTCGTATAGTGAGGCCCTCCTGAAGATCTCGTCGCAGTATCTCAACAAGAAGATACCCAACATTCCTGACATCAAGATGGAGGGCATGGAAGAGCGTTG GAACATGTGGAGTGTGTGGCGCACAGTTCTCGAGGAGAATGAGAAGCTGGCCCGTGCCCGCCTGGCCGCCATCGAGGTGTTCCAGCAGCAAATCGCCGACGAAGCCAAGGTCCTCAGGGACTACAAATTGGCTATTGCCAAGAGATCGCTTTCAGGCATCGTCAACGTGCAGAAGGAACTCCATTTGAGTGTGGGCGATGTGGACAAGACAAAGAAGTCGTATTTTGATGAGGAGCACTGTGCCCACGATGTGCGCGACAAAGCTCGCGACATCGAGGAGAAgctgaagaagaaaaaaggcTCCTTTTTCCAGTCGATCACATCGCTGCAGAAGAACAGCGCACGGGTCACCTCGCGGAAAGAGCTGCTCGAAGAGAAGTCGAGTGGAGCTCGAAACGATTACATACTCAGCCTGGCCGCCGCCAATGCTCATCAGAATCGTTACTTTACAGTCGATCTGCAGACCACGATGACCACCATGGAGAACTATGTGTTCGAGCGAGTGGCCGAGTACCTAATGCTAATGGG ACGCACAGAGCTGCTGACCTGCTCGGCCACGCAGAACAGTTTCGGGAAGATTCGCGATCAGGCCCAGCAGCTGACGCGGGAATACAATCTGCAGTGCTGCTATCTGTTCTATCCGGTGCTTAAGCAGCATATCCAGTATGATTTTGAGGCTTGTGACAACGATCCGGTGAGAAAGGTGACCACAGAGCATGATTCGGCCACGGAGACGCTCACCAAGGAGGCCAAGAACTTGGCGGGACGGGTGGTTAAGGAGAACGCCTCCATAAGGGAGAACGCCAAGAAGCTGGCCCTCTGTCAGTCGCTGAGGGACTCGGGACAGCGATCCGATCCCAACGATCCTAATGGTCCCGATCTGGACACCAAGATCGAGGAGTTCCGTGATCAGATACGCCGCTCCGAGACCGAGAAGGCCAAGGCCGAGGCCTGTCTGCAGTGCCTGCGCGACGGCGGCATCAATGTGGACGAGTGGGTGCAGGAGGCAGAGATTATGGGCGTGCAGGAGCTAACGCGCTCGGCCAGCTCCATATCGATGCGCACCGATGCCTCGGGCCAGGGCGAGAATCCTAGCTCAGATTCCTTCTACGACAGCGACAAAGATGAGGCGGCCGGCGGTGCCTCGGCGTTTGCTCAGACAAAGCCCAAGGCTGAGACGCAGCTCTCTAGGGATCGCACATTCAGCGACAGCGATGATGAGCCCGAGGAGCGTGCGGCAACTGGAtcttctgcagcagctgctgctgccgcagctcCTACCTCCGCAATGGCAGCCAGTGGTAGAGCTGGAGCGTGGGACGATCCAACCGAGGTGAATTGGGGaggcgaggaggaggaggacaaggACGAACCGATTGTACCCGAGCCCAAAGAAGCAATCTTCAAGTGCACCGCACTCTACAGCTACACG GGGCAAAATCCCGATGAGCTGACAATTGTCGAGAACGAGCAGCTCGAGGTGGTCGGCGAGGGTGACGGCGATGGGTGGCTGCGGGCCCGCAACTATCGGGGAGAGGAGGGCTATGTGCCGCACAATTATCTGGACATTGACCAGGAGACGGCTGGCGGCGCTTTTAATGGTACTGGTTCCGCCAATCAATTGCGCTCTCAAATCTCATTCTCATCTGTCGATTACACCGTTGACAACGAAGATCAAACGGTGGACTCGATGCAATCCCCCGACCAGGTATCGGTCATAATGGCCCCCCAGAAGCAGCTCAAGTCCGACGTCGAATGGTGCATTGCGCTCTACGACTACGATGCCACCGCCGAGGATGAGCTCACCTTCGAGGAGGGCGACAAGATCAAGATCGTCACCAAGACGGCCCACGGCGTCGACGATGGCTGGTGGGAGGGCGAGCTAGATGGAAAGTTTGGCAACTTCCCTTCCCTGGTCGTCGAGGAGTGCGACGAAATGGGCGAACCGCTGAGCGAGGGCGGCGACGAATCACCACCCCCAATGGCAGCCCCGAACTTTGCCCTGCCCCCGGCACCAGCACTACCCCCAGAGTATGCCCACGAGCTGGAATTGGAGCTTACAGAGGATATGTTTGGCTCGCAGGATACGGCAG ATGAAGATAGCGGCTATATACCCAACGGTGCGGCTGTTCCGAGTATGCCTCCGCCAGGTAAATGTCCACATACCAGTACTGCCCCCCCGTCAGCACCTACTCTTTGGTTTCACCTCTGTCTTTATCTatttctatatctatataaatatgtatatctatcaCTCGATCTCCGATTCCTTTAG